In Micromonospora sp. LH3U1, one genomic interval encodes:
- a CDS encoding ABC transporter ATP-binding protein, which translates to MTTTHTLAVESLMLGYKDRVVISSLDLVLPPGKITAIVGANACGKSTLLRSMSRLLAPRAGHVLLDGKQVHRLPAKQLARTLGLLPQSPTAPEGITVADLVGRGRNPHQRVLSRWSKEDDAAVAAALDATQTADLADRSVDELSGGQRQRVWIAMALAQQTDLLLLDEPTTFLDVSHQVDVLDLLTDLNLTRGTTIVMVLHDLNLAARYADHLIALAGGRLHAAGEPAQVLTQECVRAVFGLESTVVIDPTSGKPLMLPIGRHHVVPSSDRAGAALVQATRS; encoded by the coding sequence GTCATCTCCTCGCTCGACCTCGTCCTGCCCCCCGGAAAGATCACGGCGATCGTCGGCGCGAATGCGTGCGGCAAGTCGACCCTGCTGCGGTCGATGTCACGCCTCCTCGCGCCCCGCGCCGGTCACGTCCTACTCGACGGCAAGCAGGTGCACCGGCTGCCGGCCAAGCAACTGGCCCGTACCCTCGGCCTGCTTCCCCAGTCGCCGACCGCACCCGAAGGGATCACGGTGGCCGACCTCGTCGGGCGTGGGCGCAATCCGCATCAGCGGGTGCTCTCCCGTTGGAGCAAGGAGGACGACGCCGCCGTGGCGGCGGCCCTGGACGCGACCCAGACGGCCGACCTCGCCGACCGCTCGGTCGACGAGCTCTCCGGCGGCCAGCGGCAGCGGGTGTGGATCGCCATGGCCCTGGCCCAGCAGACAGACCTGTTGCTGCTCGACGAGCCGACGACGTTCCTCGACGTCAGCCATCAGGTCGACGTCCTCGACCTGCTCACCGACCTCAACCTGACGCGCGGAACGACGATCGTCATGGTGCTGCACGACCTCAACCTCGCCGCCCGGTACGCGGACCACCTCATCGCGCTGGCCGGCGGGAGGCTGCACGCCGCGGGTGAGCCGGCGCAGGTCCTGACGCAGGAGTGCGTGCGCGCCGTCTTCGGCCTGGAAAGCACGGTCGTCATCGATCCGACGTCCGGGAAGCCGCTGATGCTGCCGATCGGCCGCCATCACGTCGTCCCGTCCTCCGACCGGGCGGGCGCTGCGCTCGTCCAGGCCACCCGGTCGTGA
- a CDS encoding PepSY-associated TM helix domain-containing protein: MTSTVETPESAPLPAPATTSGARSGWGGLLLRIHFYAGILVAPFLVVAALTGLAYTVTPQLDRIVHGEQLLVDAVGGDTRPLAEQIAAARAAHPDGTLTSVTPGDGDATTRVVFDVADLGDRQHTVYVDPYTAEVQGTLTTWFGSTPVTTWLDDLHRNLHLGVVGRYYSEIAASWLWILVFGGIILWWRRQRPGAGRVRRLFGPDLAARRGVRRTRGWHAATGLWLAVGLLFLSATGLTWSRHAGESFGAGLDALDSRTPEVSTALPGAAVPADDTGHHGGGHSGQATAIDPAATDRVLAIARSAGLDGPVEITPAADAHSAWTVTQVDNTWPVRKDTVAVDPATGTVTARSDFASWPLLAQLSGLGIQAHMGLLFGPVNQILLAALAIGLLCVTVWGYRMWWQRRPTRTDRRAPVGTAPERGAWRLVPRWGLVLGVPVVTAVAWVLPVFGVTLLAFLVLDLAAGAWRARRARATAG; encoded by the coding sequence ATGACGTCCACCGTTGAGACGCCCGAGTCCGCTCCCCTGCCGGCACCAGCCACGACGTCCGGGGCCCGCTCAGGATGGGGCGGGCTGCTGCTGCGTATCCACTTCTACGCCGGGATCCTGGTCGCCCCGTTCCTCGTCGTGGCCGCGCTGACCGGCCTCGCGTACACGGTCACGCCGCAACTGGACAGGATCGTCCACGGCGAGCAGCTCCTGGTCGACGCGGTCGGCGGCGACACGCGTCCGCTGGCCGAGCAGATCGCCGCGGCGCGGGCCGCCCATCCGGACGGCACGCTCACATCCGTCACGCCCGGTGACGGTGACGCCACGACCCGTGTGGTGTTCGACGTCGCCGATCTCGGGGATCGTCAGCACACCGTCTACGTCGACCCGTACACCGCCGAGGTGCAGGGGACGTTGACGACCTGGTTCGGGTCAACGCCGGTCACCACCTGGCTGGACGACCTGCACCGCAACCTGCACCTCGGCGTCGTGGGCCGGTACTACTCGGAGATCGCCGCGAGTTGGCTGTGGATCCTCGTGTTCGGCGGGATCATTCTGTGGTGGCGTCGGCAGCGCCCCGGCGCAGGTCGGGTCCGCCGACTGTTCGGCCCCGATCTCGCGGCCCGTCGAGGGGTGCGGCGCACCCGTGGCTGGCACGCGGCGACCGGGCTGTGGCTGGCCGTCGGTCTGTTGTTCCTCTCCGCCACCGGCCTGACCTGGTCCCGCCACGCCGGGGAGTCCTTCGGCGCGGGGCTGGACGCCCTCGATTCCCGTACCCCGGAGGTGTCCACCGCCCTGCCGGGTGCGGCGGTTCCCGCCGACGACACGGGCCATCACGGCGGCGGACACAGCGGGCAGGCCACCGCCATCGACCCTGCCGCCACCGATCGTGTCCTCGCGATCGCCCGCAGCGCGGGACTGGACGGCCCGGTCGAGATCACGCCCGCCGCCGACGCCCACTCGGCGTGGACCGTCACGCAGGTGGACAACACCTGGCCGGTCCGCAAGGACACCGTCGCCGTCGACCCCGCCACGGGCACCGTGACCGCCCGCAGCGACTTCGCGTCCTGGCCGCTGCTGGCACAACTGAGCGGCCTCGGCATCCAGGCCCACATGGGGCTGCTGTTCGGGCCGGTCAACCAGATCCTGCTCGCCGCCCTGGCCATCGGGCTGCTCTGCGTCACCGTGTGGGGTTATCGGATGTGGTGGCAACGCCGCCCCACCCGCACCGACCGTCGCGCCCCCGTCGGCACCGCGCCCGAGCGCGGGGCGTGGCGGCTGGTGCCCCGCTGGGGCCTCGTCCTCGGCGTACCCGTCGTCACCGCCGTCGCGTGGGTGCTGCCGGTGTTCGGGGTGACCCTCCTGGCCTTCCTCGTCCTCGACCTTGCCGCCGGGGCCTGGCGGGCGCGCCGGGCCAGGGCCACGGCCGGATGA
- a CDS encoding ABC transporter ATP-binding protein, with protein sequence MTDQSITTGVEPRQLLPTATGRQTWAALRTELARLPGLSAVAGTLLVAAAATGLVAPWVLGRLVDDVIDGSDTPQIAAWAGVIAGAAVLAGLLTAVGAAVAARLGETVLARLRERVLDRALHLPSATLERAGTGDLVARAGDDVAVVTNVIATSGPAFLGAMLTIVLTAAGLFALDWRLGLAGLVAAPAYALALRWYLKRSISYYARERVATGERTQATAEALRGAATVRAYRMEDAHVTRISDRSAVARDLSLEIFGLFTRFGLRINRSEFVGLAAVLLAGFLLVRDDLVTVGAATTAALYFHRLFNPIGLLLFESDSVLQAGASLARLVGVTTLPDTASPVGPERARQERSEPAALEVTVGQHRYDDGPVVLRDITLRLAAGERVALVGASGAGKSTLAGIIAGIIAPTDGSVNLRGVPLAHLGEHRLRREIALISQEVHVFAGPLADDLRLADPDATDAELTAALDLVGATAWLRTLPDGLATAVGEGGRRLTAGQAQQLALARLALADPAVAVLDEATAEAGSAGARDLDRAALAATEGRTTLIVAHRLSQAATADRIVVLDHGRVAEHGTHAELLKAGGGYSQLWRSWSMPDLVVPTARESADQPVRG encoded by the coding sequence ATGACCGATCAGTCGATCACGACCGGCGTTGAGCCCCGACAACTGCTGCCCACGGCCACCGGCCGGCAGACCTGGGCCGCCCTCCGTACCGAGTTGGCCCGCCTGCCCGGGCTCAGCGCCGTCGCCGGCACGTTGCTGGTCGCCGCGGCCGCAACCGGGCTCGTCGCCCCCTGGGTGCTCGGCCGCCTCGTCGATGACGTCATCGACGGGTCCGACACGCCGCAGATCGCGGCCTGGGCAGGTGTGATCGCGGGCGCCGCGGTGCTCGCTGGACTCCTCACCGCGGTCGGAGCCGCGGTCGCCGCACGACTGGGCGAGACCGTGCTGGCCCGGCTCCGGGAGCGGGTCCTCGACCGCGCTCTGCACCTACCATCGGCCACCCTGGAACGAGCCGGGACCGGGGACCTGGTGGCACGTGCCGGCGACGACGTGGCCGTGGTGACGAATGTGATCGCCACCAGCGGCCCCGCCTTCCTCGGCGCGATGCTGACCATCGTCTTGACCGCTGCGGGGCTCTTCGCCCTCGACTGGCGGCTCGGCCTCGCCGGGCTGGTCGCTGCCCCGGCGTACGCGTTGGCGTTGCGCTGGTATCTGAAGCGGTCGATCTCGTACTACGCGCGCGAGCGAGTGGCGACGGGCGAGCGCACACAGGCGACGGCCGAGGCGCTGCGCGGCGCGGCGACCGTTCGCGCCTACCGGATGGAGGACGCCCACGTCACGCGGATCTCGGATCGCTCCGCCGTGGCCCGCGACCTGTCACTGGAGATCTTCGGTCTGTTCACCCGGTTCGGGCTGCGCATCAACCGGTCCGAGTTCGTGGGGCTCGCCGCCGTACTGCTCGCCGGGTTCCTGCTGGTCCGCGACGACCTCGTCACCGTGGGAGCGGCCACCACCGCGGCGCTCTACTTCCACCGCCTCTTCAACCCCATCGGCCTGCTGCTGTTCGAGTCGGACTCCGTGCTGCAGGCCGGGGCCAGCCTCGCCCGGCTCGTCGGCGTCACCACCCTGCCGGACACCGCATCCCCCGTCGGCCCCGAGCGTGCTCGACAGGAACGGTCCGAGCCTGCGGCACTGGAGGTGACCGTCGGGCAGCACCGCTACGACGACGGACCGGTCGTGCTGCGGGACATCACCCTCCGTCTCGCAGCGGGGGAGCGTGTCGCTCTCGTCGGCGCGAGCGGAGCGGGCAAGAGCACGCTGGCCGGCATCATCGCCGGCATCATCGCGCCCACCGACGGTTCGGTGAACCTGCGCGGCGTGCCGCTGGCGCACCTCGGCGAGCACCGCCTCCGTCGGGAGATCGCACTGATCAGCCAGGAGGTGCACGTCTTCGCCGGGCCCCTCGCCGACGACCTGCGCCTCGCCGACCCGGACGCCACCGACGCCGAGTTGACCGCCGCCCTCGACCTCGTCGGTGCCACCGCCTGGCTCCGTACCCTGCCTGACGGCCTTGCCACAGCGGTGGGCGAGGGTGGACGGCGCCTCACCGCGGGTCAGGCCCAGCAACTCGCGCTGGCTCGCCTCGCCCTCGCCGACCCCGCCGTCGCGGTCCTCGACGAGGCCACCGCCGAGGCGGGCAGCGCGGGCGCGCGCGACCTCGATCGCGCCGCCCTGGCGGCCACCGAGGGCCGTACCACCCTGATCGTCGCCCACCGCCTCAGCCAGGCGGCCACCGCGGACCGCATCGTCGTCCTGGACCACGGGCGTGTCGCCGAGCACGGCACGCACGCCGAGTTGCTCAAGGCCGGGGGCGGTTACAGCCAGCTGTGGCGTTCCTGGAGCATGCCCGACCTCGTGGTCCCGACAGCACGCGAGAGCGCCGACCAGCCCGTCCGAGGCTGA
- a CDS encoding sigma-70 family RNA polymerase sigma factor: MRNGLADDDQVTRWAQEAGRGDRQAATAFIRALQDQVWRFLSHLAGPGEADDLTQETFLRAFRSLPGFAGRSSARTWVFTIARRVAVDHVRTAVARPRMASVPDWQAAAEAAGAITAGADEGVTLHQLIAGLSGERREAFVATHLLGLSYAEAAGVCQCPIGTIRSRVARAREDLVTAWQADSGPTRGQRTG; encoded by the coding sequence GTGCGGAATGGTCTCGCTGACGACGACCAGGTGACCCGGTGGGCGCAGGAGGCAGGCCGGGGCGACCGGCAGGCCGCCACGGCGTTCATCCGGGCCCTACAGGATCAGGTCTGGCGGTTCCTGTCGCATCTGGCGGGGCCGGGTGAGGCCGACGACCTGACCCAGGAGACGTTCCTGCGGGCGTTTCGCAGCCTGCCCGGCTTCGCCGGCCGCTCGTCGGCCCGGACGTGGGTGTTCACGATCGCCCGGCGCGTTGCCGTGGATCACGTCCGGACGGCGGTGGCCCGGCCGAGGATGGCATCGGTGCCGGACTGGCAGGCAGCGGCCGAGGCCGCCGGTGCGATCACTGCCGGCGCCGACGAGGGCGTGACGCTGCACCAGTTGATCGCCGGCCTGAGCGGGGAGCGTCGCGAGGCGTTCGTCGCCACCCACCTGCTCGGCCTGTCCTACGCCGAGGCCGCAGGCGTCTGCCAGTGCCCCATCGGCACGATCCGCTCCCGTGTCGCGCGGGCCCGGGAGGATCTCGTCACGGCCTGGCAGGCCGACAGCGGCCCGACCCGCGGGCAGCGCACCGGCTGA
- a CDS encoding ABC transporter ATP-binding protein, which produces MTVHDISGGVVLRRALRRQRGRVVLGIALLCTHQAAEALVPVAIGVVIDRAVSTGDVRALLLSLAGLAALFTVLALAYRAGARLAFAAVEHEAHAIRVEIARSALDPHGHRSGMRDGELLSVTASDAELSALVVRVAGLTAAALTAIVVAAVALLVVDIPLGLGVLIGVPLLVVALQRMAPLLTRRSTSQQEALAATTALAVDLVTGLRVLRGIGAQDHAARRYAGASRHALDVTLRAATTKGLHLGLTTMVNGLFLATVAGVAGWLALQGRLSIGELVAVVGLAQFIAEPVQTLGYCVQLFAMARASAGRVARVLGAAPVIRPGSAGPPAPSTSRLALDSVRYANLDDVSLHVRSGEILGVLAYDPSDAEALVALLAGRVPRQDYRGTLHVDGVPAEELHIDAVRATVLVEQHDVALFEGTLRANLSAGAHLDDTVLRAAVHAAAAEDVLAAHPHGLDRLLTERGANLSGGQRQRIGLARALVADPPVLVLHNPTTAVDAVTEGLIAEGLASARGAATRGTVVITTSPALLRVTHRVAVIDAGRVVAEGPHEQLLASDARYREEILR; this is translated from the coding sequence ATGACCGTCCACGACATCAGCGGCGGGGTGGTGCTGCGCCGTGCCCTGCGCCGACAGCGCGGCCGTGTGGTTCTCGGCATCGCGCTGCTCTGCACACACCAGGCCGCCGAAGCCCTCGTCCCGGTCGCCATCGGCGTCGTCATCGACCGTGCGGTCTCCACCGGGGACGTTCGCGCGCTGCTGCTCTCGCTCGCCGGTCTTGCCGCCCTGTTCACCGTTCTCGCCCTCGCCTACCGGGCCGGTGCCCGGCTGGCATTCGCCGCGGTGGAACACGAGGCGCACGCCATCCGGGTCGAGATCGCCCGGAGCGCCCTCGACCCGCACGGGCACCGCTCGGGCATGCGCGACGGTGAGCTGCTGTCCGTCACGGCCTCCGACGCCGAGCTGTCCGCGCTCGTCGTGCGGGTCGCGGGGCTCACCGCGGCGGCGCTCACCGCCATCGTGGTCGCGGCGGTCGCGTTGCTCGTCGTCGACATCCCTCTCGGGCTCGGGGTGCTCATCGGCGTACCGCTGCTGGTCGTCGCCCTGCAACGGATGGCGCCGTTGCTCACCCGGCGCAGCACATCGCAACAGGAGGCCCTCGCGGCTACGACCGCGCTCGCCGTCGACCTCGTCACCGGCCTGCGCGTGTTGCGCGGAATCGGTGCACAGGACCACGCCGCACGCCGGTACGCGGGCGCCAGCCGTCACGCCCTCGACGTCACCCTGCGTGCCGCCACCACCAAGGGCCTGCACCTCGGGCTCACCACCATGGTCAACGGCCTCTTCCTCGCGACTGTCGCGGGCGTGGCGGGCTGGCTCGCGCTACAGGGCCGGCTCAGCATCGGCGAGCTCGTGGCCGTCGTCGGGCTGGCCCAGTTCATCGCCGAGCCGGTGCAGACGCTCGGGTACTGCGTACAGCTGTTCGCCATGGCCCGGGCCTCCGCGGGTCGCGTCGCCCGGGTCCTCGGTGCCGCACCGGTGATCCGGCCAGGTAGCGCGGGCCCGCCCGCCCCGAGCACGTCGCGGCTCGCCCTCGACTCGGTCCGTTACGCCAATCTCGACGACGTCAGCCTGCACGTCCGCTCCGGTGAGATCCTGGGCGTGCTCGCCTACGATCCGAGCGATGCCGAGGCGCTGGTAGCGCTGCTGGCCGGCCGGGTGCCCCGGCAGGACTACCGGGGAACGCTGCACGTCGACGGCGTGCCCGCCGAAGAGCTGCACATCGACGCCGTACGCGCCACGGTCCTGGTCGAGCAGCACGACGTGGCGCTGTTCGAAGGGACCCTGCGCGCCAATCTCAGCGCCGGCGCCCACCTCGACGACACGGTCCTGCGTGCCGCTGTGCACGCTGCCGCAGCAGAGGACGTGCTCGCCGCACACCCACACGGATTGGACCGCCTGCTCACCGAGCGGGGGGCGAACCTGTCCGGCGGGCAGCGGCAGCGGATCGGGCTGGCCAGGGCACTCGTCGCCGACCCGCCGGTGCTGGTGCTGCACAACCCGACCACGGCGGTCGACGCGGTGACCGAGGGGCTGATCGCCGAGGGGCTGGCCTCGGCTCGCGGGGCGGCGACCCGTGGCACGGTGGTCATCACCACCAGTCCCGCCCTGCTGCGGGTCACGCACCGGGTGGCCGTGATCGACGCCGGGCGGGTCGTCGCCGAGGGCCCACACGAGCAACTGCTCGCCAGCGACGCCCGCTACCGGGAGGAGATCCTGCGATGA